ggttcgattcccgatggggacattatcgaaatcactttgtgaattACGATTGATGACGTTGACGTGTTGACGTCATACATGTGCAAATTGCTTAGAAATatgccgttttgacgtttcgtaaaaagtatctcatttgactattcCGTTGTCATGTGGGATTTTCTGAAATGTCCGtcaagacaagcagctgaatgcgTTCTATCTTTTTTACTCCCAGTCCAACATGCAATTCTCTATATTTATGTAAGTGGTTTGAGTTTAGACAGTTTCGGCTGTAATAGACAGTCACGAAAGTTCACTAAACTACAATACACGTCAAATGGCATTCGCTTTAGACCGCTGTTTACTTTTGGCCTAAAATTGGGTTTGTTGCATGATAAATATTATCGTAAGCAATGTAATTTATGACCGGAATTCACGAATTCAGATAATAatgattaatttattacattagaGTATTTCGCTAGCGCAATTTGTGTAATGATAGTTCGGCAATGGACAATGAAATCTACGAATTGCTTTTCATATATAGACTACACACAAATCATTATTATCTAGTATAAAGGTTGCTTGTTGTGGAAAAATTGGGGATAAGATACAATAGTTTCTTTTTGATATCGcaatagatattaaaaaaaatccaattaCTCCGTACTCACCATACCGGATCAATCGCCGAGATGGTTTATCTCTTTTTCTTTAGGATTTAGTGAATTCCTCTTAAAGAGTCACGCAGTAGTATGCCCTACTAGTCTACACTAGTCTAAACTAATCCCTAACTAACcctaaggttaggttaggattgTCTTAGATTTATATCCAACCCTGACATGACATTTCGTCGTCTTATAGTGAAATGATTTTGTTGCGATTTCCTTCTACAAAACCTCACAATAAACACGTACGTTTCAATGCAGATAAAGaaatgtggtctcaatttaACCGTCTTATTGAGGTGTTTCTTGCGCCGCCGGCCTTACTATATATAATACGTTTCGGAGTCGTGGTATACGATTCAAACACCATGATGATTTTTAATAAGTGCCATTAAATAAGTGAtctctttttaattaattcagTTTCTAATTCGAATGCTACCACGTTTCAGAGACCGACAGCAAAGGAACTGCTAAAGTTCCAGTTCATCCGAAAGGCTAAGAAGAATTCGTATCTAATGGATCTTATAGATAGGTATAAGAAGTGGAAGGCGCAACGCAGCGAGGAGAGCGAGACGGAATCGGAGAACTCAGATTCGTAAGTTTAATTTATACATAATGTTAGTTAGAACAGAATCGTCGGCCTAAATTCGACTGATAAATACATCACTACAGAAATTCTTTAAAGTTGTTCTGAGTTGAAGTTACCGGGTGCATACCCCGTTAGACTGGAAGGTCGAGGAGGTAGTAGTagttcatcatcaatttaagagccacgctcttgtcggtgcagcattttccatgctacgtttttagggaaaaatagggcagtggtttccctcttgccttccgccccgcagtactctgtctgagtAGTAGTTGTTTCCCCAATAACACAGCGAAATAAACATTTCCCCTTAACATTTCCAGTGAGGAATGCAGCCGCGGCGACGGCGAGGCAGACGAGCCGTGGATCATGACGgtgcgcggcggcgcggcggcgcgcgcgctgcaGCAGCAGCCCGCCATACACGCCACGCACGCCGCACACGCGCCGCACGCCACACACGTGCAGCACACGCCGCATGTGCCGCACACGCCGCACACGCCGCCTGAACACGATAATAAACGCCGCATGATGGATGAACCTGGTACGTTTAGCAAGAACAATCCCAACCTACAAAGTACTATAGGATGCGCACTCTGGGTGCCAGTTGGACGCACGATTCGAGTTCGTCCGAAAACTCGTCTATGTCATTGGTCTGAATAGATTTGAAAGGTCTTTCGATACAGTAAAATGTAatacgttttgttttattaccaagtagaatgttttaaaaaaaatgggcaTGCGTTTAATCACAATCTCGTCTGACGTACACTAAGCCTAAAATTGTACACGCGTACCTTGTAAATATAGAAAAGTTACTGTTCttggtattattctttattgtatggTTTAACTGGGCGTAAGAATTTGAAGAGAAGTACTAAAACCAATGCGTACCATTGCAGCGATCCCGTCGCCCACGTCCCCGACGGCGCCGAAGCAGAACGGCGCCCTGAGCGCGCGCGCCGACGAGCCCGCGCCCGACAAccacgccgccgcgccgccgctcaACAACAACACCCACGACAAGCAGCCGGTCAGTGCCGCTCTAGCTTACACTACATACCGTCGCGCCCGCATCCCCGAACGGGgtacactcctcgccagctatgtttaagtcccatgtaacgggggcgagcctattcccATTACCCGGACACCAATCTTGCAaacgtaatatcaattatctatcgttaatttattgtacaaattgtttataagtatatttttttgttcatttgttttatcatttaggtaatcattaatatcCTATTATCTATCTAATAATGAATGCATCTACACCGTAATGCTAAACCCGTGCTAACTAACCAAGGACGTCATATATTaaagcacaaatcctggaaatcacgtggaATCGTTACATACgtagtattctttattatatgccAGTAGTAGTCAACCcattttgcatttatttatttatttttaatatatttcgttatatatttttatatatttcgtttatacatatatatagagAAAACGAGGTTTAAAATTATAGTCCATGTCACGAAAGAAATTCCCCAACCGCGGCGTTACTGTCGCAAATTctacatagaattattatgacttgtgaATTAGTTACgttaaaatccgtcgacttctatcgtggcgcggattattattttaaacctttaTCTTTAATTTTCGTTTTGTACTTTATAACTTCAAACCTAAGTGAGTAACTCTGTAGTGATGTAACTCTGTCTACCCTGATTAAGGTACAgctaaaacaaaattatgtttcCCTGCAGCCCCGCCAGTCCCCCGCCACgcagcccgcagtggagcgcAACTCCAAGGAGCGCGAGCGCAACGACCGCGACGATAGGAAGGAGCGCACTGATCACGCGCCTTCAAATCGGGACACTGTAGGTTATAATAAAGCCGTGAGTAGACATGTTAATTTGTAACctgattaacataacataaactcacgcctatttccccccggggtaagcagagactatagaattccatttgcttcgatcctgacacacttctcttgcttcctccacattcatcaatcgcttcatacacgcacgccggttcagagtagatcgtattgaaccttttctaaggacatctccaattaacCTGATTAACTGATTCTGATTAACTGAATCAAGCGACCCACCCCCCGTTGAAACGTCTAAattttcgatcttcaaaaaccGAGAGTGAGACTGCGGGCGCACTCCGACTGCCTCAACGATTCCACCGCATGCTGTcgcattatctcgctctagcaaatgacggttctgagtgacagaaaaggatagaagcatagcaATGCGGTGCGACCAGATGAAGTTCAACCCTAAACGGTTTAGTTTAAGTGCAagtatacaaaaacaaaattgagcTCGGTTAGTTGGGATTTTCATTGCAAGACTGCATCCCACAATGTAATGTAATTCGACGTTTCTAGATTTTGCCTTCGTGAGCATTTgtgatttcattttatttttcttcgggATATATTGATAACAATATTGTAATGTTTCAGGCTTCCCCGTTGGACCACAGAGGAGCCAACAGTGAGGAGAAAGTGCGGAGGCACCCTTACCTGCAACAGCTCATCTATCCACTACTCAATGAGGTTTGTTCAttcactttttctttttctgtcggtttttacatcACAATATCACCATGAAACTGGTGATCCTCgtattggttaggacattgcaggctgatcaccctctagcgatagtaagatgatcggtgcttcggagggcaccttgagcagtcggtcccggtACGACATACTTGTGATTTTGCAGACAATATCTGTGTgacttttaaatataaataatataaagccACATTTCTGTTTACGATATctattttttaaactaaaacacGTCCATttcgaagcaattcacttaaagagcaatattgcaatttgtcatttgcctgtataaaagtaagtgcgcaataaagcaatattgctttttcagatggaTTGCCTGttatggtctttttaacccctttgTTATTTGGCTAAACTTTGTcgtaaacgggataatgctagggtgacaATGTTATTAAAACTTTGGCCTACAAAGTTTGGTATGAATATTGTATTTACCCCGGCAGctgtcccgcaagcacggcgcggGCAGCGCCGCCGCCATCGAGGAGCTGCGCCGCGCCTTCGAGCACGCCGAGCGCGCCGCGCCGCACCTCACGCGGGCCTTCGTGCAGCAGGTGGTACCCTCATACATATCTCCCATACAACAATTACGATACTTTGAAACTTGACCAGTATTTAGGTCATCCATCACCCAGGTCTTAAAGTTGGTCTcaattaaaatcattttaaaattacaagtccgtggtacatccatcgcaagatgaactaaatacccacgcctcaccgagcttaaaAAACGTGTAAAAATGCGCCCTTTATCCACTCTAGTAGCAGGCGTTTTCCAAGCTCATAAGAAGTTATAAGTTGAACTCTTTTGAATTAAAGTGtggagtttttttatttaaaaagatatatgaaaaagaataaatatattttttaaaacatcttattaattatctatgtttttgtacgaaaaataaaacctttgatttttatatcaattttctgtctaattttacctttttttggAACTACACATTGTGGGATActgtttaacacgttgacag
This portion of the Pectinophora gossypiella chromosome 1, ilPecGoss1.1, whole genome shotgun sequence genome encodes:
- the LOC126378807 gene encoding serine/threonine-protein kinase 26 isoform X3; its protein translation is MAFSEKVDPELIFTKQEKIGKGSFGEVFKGVDNRTQQVVAIKIIDLEEAEDEIEDIQQEIMVLSQCDSPYVTKYYGSYLKGTKLWIIMEYLGGGSALDLMKAGSFEEMHIAVILREVLRGLDYLHSERKLHRDIKAANVLLSEMGDVKLADFGVAGQLTNTTSKRNTFVGTPFWMAPEVIKQSCYDSKADIWSLGITAIELAKGEPPNSELHPMRVLFLIPKNNPPQLTGSYSKPFKEFVEACLNKDPENRPTAKELLKFQFIRKAKKNSYLMDLIDRYKKWKAQRSEESETESENSDSEECSRGDGEADEPWIMTVRGGAAARALQQQPAIHATHAAHAPHATHVQHTPHVPHTPHTPPEHDNKRRMMDEPAIPSPTSPTAPKQNGALSARADEPAPDNHAAAPPLNNNTHDKQPPRQSPATQPAVERNSKERERNDRDDRKERTDHAPSNRDTVGYNKAASPLDHRGANSEEKVRRHPYLQQLIYPLLNELSRKHGAGSAAAIEELRRAFEHAERAAPHLTRAFVQQVVQRVATQSHQPSPPAHNTSQQWMRDV